The following is a genomic window from Oryzias latipes chromosome 12, ASM223467v1.
ACTGGCCTAGTGGTGGAGTGACTACCCTGAGACCggaaggtcgtgggttcaagtctttgactgtatatgaaaactggaccgagtgagtgtgatgtcacgcCCAGAACATCTGACTAACTCATGGCTCCAGCCAAATGAAGTCAGTTTAGTTCCTAATGTTGGAGCTAAAGGATTTTCAAGCCCAGTTGTGGCGGCAGCATCACTGCTGCACCAGAGGACGGGTCAAACGTGGAGAACAAAGGTGTCTGATAGCTGATGGTTTGTGGTTCACTTCCTGGTCTTGACACGTGATGTGTTCACTAAGTTCCCTTTACCCCCAGCAGGTCATTTTGTGTCGAAATatgactaccgtattttccggactataagtcgccctttttttcatagtttggcaaggggtgcaacttatactccgcagcgacttatattagaactaaattgaaataaatacattgttaaccctcctgttatgttcatttgtgaggaacagagatgatgttcctggctaaatttgatttatgaggtatgttaagtgttaagaggatgttaagtgactcagagaatcagcaaactttttttacagtaagatcttgaaggctaacaacataatattctattttccaatgatttcatagattcagaaatgaaataaaaatgacaactgtttctacaaatacaggatgaaaacagagtattagttagccaatgatgcttcatgaaaagaataaataaataagtttgagaaaaaattactgtgaaattattagataaacagtctgctattattgtgtcatataaggttgtgaaagttaaaatgcgacttatagtccagtgcaacttatctgtgtttttttctactttataatgcatttttgggctggtgcgacttatactccggtgcgacttatagtccggaaaatacggtacatgtaaacaagtaaacataactgttttctttgtatgctTCATATTTTGAAACggtaaataaatacttaatcAGAAGGAAGTAAAGTTAAAGGTTTTACGGGGGGAGGGGAGAGTCACCAGAAGAGGGAATTTCTTCAGCCTGACAACCTGACAAGCTCTTTTAATCTCTAAACCCCTAAATACCTGTGAGTGACCCAAACTAAGGTATAGTGAGTGACTGTAAGATGACGAGGGAGGGGGTGTCACACCAAAATGTAGGCTCAGGCTTATATCATGCACAACCaaagagaacaaaacacaacaagcaGACCTGGGATCAGATACAGAACATTTCAGACTTCCTCTGAAGGAACTATCCTGTGGGTTGTTTCAACCCATTGTATCAAaagtgtgttgctcatgtagaTCACATGAATCCATCCTCCCTGCTGAGATGCTGACAGAACCAGAGGAGGTTCTGGGTAAAGCATGTGGAACTCTGAAAAGGACTCCCCATTGAGACGCACAGCTGCAGCCCCAAAAGCCCTGAAAGGTCTCAAAAATTACAATATGTCATCATGGAAGCTTTTTTAGCTTCCTTTTGATTTACACTATGACCAAAACCCAACGGGTCACTACAACAAGTTTTGAGTTTAGTCACATTAGTCTGTTTTTACATCAAAAGAAATACTTTGTTCAATACATgtccaaatataaaaaaattacttactAACATATCTCCACAGGTctttattttgtgctttttttcattgtatacatttcatattatttattcatttttctatgGTAATAGGTAGGTAGTTAGGTTTTcctatttttctactttttattgttttaaatgtaaatgtagagGTCATGGCCATCAAGTTGGCCCCTCCCACATCTCCAGGCTAACCCTATAGAGAGCAAGCAGCTGTTTGGACACAATATGTCCCACTGATGAGACTTAACCTTTTAACCAAggaaatgaattatttatttcactttatttttaacttgaatTTTGTCAAAGGCTACGATAATCATTCTGTCTTCATTTCTGCTGAtctgtgatttgttttttgttttatattctaAAAAAATTTCTGTTAATAATAGCATctagctaaattaaaaaaaatacttatatCTTTTAATTTGACACATATTTGAAATCTGTAtcagtgtttttatgttttttttaaaacagttttaacattATATCTTAATTTTGTAAccttttcatcatttttgggATTTGATGACATGAAAAATGTCCAAATACTGATTGAATGACTTTCACTCATCAATATATAGACAAATCCAAACTATTCATTTTAGAAACTATTTCTTTAAAGTGGGTAAAACCCTTAAGGTGGTGCTAACGTTTTTCCTTGAACCCTGTGGGCTTCTCTCAGGGGTCTCTCTCTTGGTTTAATCTGACCCAGGTCTGTGAGTGGAGATCAGGGGGTGGGGGTTCGGGGTGCAGCAGGTACCTCTGTGGTTACCTCATTAGCCAGCAACAAATGGGCATACTGGCCGACCCGGAGAAGAGAAGCAACAGTACACCAATCAAAACATGATCATccatgaacaaaaacacaccaatGCAAGAAGAAACGTAATCAAACTAATCACAACTACTTCATTAATCAactcactcagatgaaaatagcatttgtgctgtttttagcattttcttatggcatttttctgatgatggaggacatatattaacaAAAGGTTCTGGTGCCTTAATTTGCGGTTAAATCGGCGcatcagaaatgaaaaaaaacaaacaaacaaagaacatTTAGGTGTGAGGAAGCAGCGCTTTAGGGTAGAGGAGAGCCCTTCTGTGGCTAAGATGCTTTGTTGGATTCTTTTCTGTGCTGCATCTCCCTTTTCACACACACtgaggtaaaaatgtatttgacgCCTGTCTTTCTGctgagcattaaaaaaaacccgtCACGTTTATCCATCAGGCTGTTGAATTGGAATATTTGGATTTGAAGTATGGACAAACTTTTGCTTGCTTCAACTGCAGAGTTTTGACCAGAGCTCCATCACCTATGCTTATATGAGCCCGCCCACAATCGCTGGAAAGGTAAAAATGATTGGCTAGAATTTTGCAgcaaaacagaatagaaaacaAGTGATTGACACATCCGAAACACAaccaaatctgtgtttttatacGCACTGGTAGTACAGTATTTGTCGGTACGGGTACTACCTTTAGTACCAATACCTAGTTGTGACAGAAAGCCAAGCTGTAGTGCCTCCTtttctgtttgatgtgtgttgaACATGATGAGCTCACATCAGCACAGCATGGATGCATTATTAGCTGTAATAATGAACTGTAATGCTGCCTTCACACCCGCCTCGGACATGCgggttcaagtgaccacttccaatgagaaGTCCATGTAAGCTCGTAAACGCACATTTCGGGTTTCTGCAAACAAAACTCTTAAGTTTGCTGCTTAAGACTTTAAGACACTTTTTAGACTAAACGTACAAAATGCACGTCCATTAAACgggcattgaaagttaaaccggttccactttgaccaatcagggactcggactTGGTGGTGACGAATGGGTGGCGTTCTTTTCAattcacagaagtaccaaccgtttgaagAAGTACCAATCATTCagggaggagaaattaataattgtagtTTGTGCTCAGCTAGAATgatatgacatcaagtctttcacatGTTGGAATCgagctttgcaccaatatgcaacactttaccttAGTAAtctctgcttttctctgcaacaaaATCGGCTGCTTTATGTTATAAgaacttcactactgtaaagtgttgcatatcagtgcaaggctGTTTTTTTCCGCTTCAGACTCTGTTGGAAGTGCTTTAACTgggtaaacggttgaagagtttcACTGGTTGAAATAATGTAAACATCGAGCTGAAGCTCCGATGCTTAAAGGTTAAAACAGTATAATTATGTTTCTTTTCAATAGATAGTTTCTTGTAGTTTCAAGAGTGCACATACTGTAGTTGGTGCTATGAAAAGAAACAATCAAGTTAAACAGAAGTTGTTGTGTCTCTTCTCATTTGTCATGTCTGGCTAAAATACTTACACTGTTGTCCTCCATTTTCTCCCTCCTCTTCACCTTGTGTGTTTCATAGTCTTCCATAAGTGTCTGCATGAAGTTCTTGGGCCGTGACCCTGCCGAGTCCTCACTGCCGGCGTCGGACAGCGCTCCTTCCGAAGGGGAGGGAGAGACCGGTGGGGCGGGGCGCACTTTCTCGATCTTccctgcaaagaaaaaacagtttcattcaaaaacgtttttttttttgggcagtTGCAGTCTGTAAATGAAAGGTTCTGATTGGACACTGGCATCTGCAGTCAGCTAACCTGGAGCTGTCTTAGTGGTCAGAGTGAGACGTGCTGGCAGGCTGTTGCTCTTCATCTTATCTGCTGGGGAGATGGTGGTCTGCCTCGCTCCGGTCCTCACAGGCCCACTACTGTTACGCCCAGTGACAACGGCAGGCTGCGCCTCCCTctgcttcttcagctcctcctctctttgctgGGCCGCCCGGATCTCCTCCTCAATCATGGACAGCGTTTTCTGCTTCTTGGAGCGCAGACGGAAGGGTCCGCTGGCTGCCTCAACCTCTGGGCCTCGCGTTGCTGTTGCGGTGCTCCGCAGCTCAGCGGCCTCCGAGTATTTACTGAAGTAGCTGAACTCGGGCTTGTCGGGGGTCGGTGGGGACGGGGGGCGGCAGACCGCGGCAGGTCTGGGGACTGGAGCCGCTTCTGCAGGAGCTGGAGCTGACGCTGGAGCCGTGTTGGAGGAGGCTAGTGCTCGGGTGTAAGAGGACTGGATTTTGATCCTGGGGCCTCCGTTTCTGGGTCTTTGCTGTGGAGAAACGGGCTGAGAATGTGGAGGAGACGGTGTCAGGAGCCGCGCCTGTGGAGCCGGACCGGAGGACTCGGACGAATTCTCTGCCTTTGGTGGCTGGGGGGACGGGGTAGGAGGGGTGGGACTAGAAGACACAGGTGACTGGAGACTGGAAGCTCCCCCAGAGGAGGAAGGCGAGGAGGAGACTGGCACCGGGCTGCTGGTGGCAGGGGAGGAAGGGGACAGTGGGGCGCTCAGCTGTGAGCAGTCCCAGGCAGACGGCTGCCACTGGCCTCCATTGTGAGCTTGGAGGGCATTCTGGATGGCGTTTTGGACCACGACCCCTGAGTGGTACTCCAATTCAGCTTCTGTTGGACCGCCGTTGCTCTGACCATTGACTGGGGTGGTGGGCTGGGGAGTCGGTGGAGACACTGGGGTGAGTGGCAGTGGGGTTGGGGGTAAGGACGCCCCGCTATCTGAGACGTTATCCAAGCTAAAGAGGGTTGTGTCCTGAGAGCGAACAGACAGCTCGTCCAGTCCCGAGTCGGACTCTTCCGGATGAGAGGATGGGGGGAAAGGACTTGGGCCTTGCTCCTCCTCTGGCAGGATGGTCATAACAGCTCGGGCACACGTGAACGCTCCTGTAGGTCCTTCATCAGACCAGGTCACATGAGTTTCTCCTGTCTCTGCAGCCATTTCAGAGCTACTCGTCAAGGGTTTAAAGGGATTAGCAGGGAGTGCTTCATCCTTCTTAGCCCCTCCCGCCTGCAGAAACTGTTGTCTAGCAGAGAAGAAATCGATCTGCTCCTCCACGATGTCCTCCTTCCTGGTTAGGCCCTGATCAAAGGTTACCATTGTTGGAGGACCTGAGAGCTGCGGCTGCAAAGATAAAACAAAGGAAGGTCATCAGTGAGACGAGAAAAATTTCACTCTCCAAGGAAAGACAAAAGCTAAACAGACTTCACTTCCTAACATAAGTGTCCTCCATAACGGAGTGTAAAGGCACCTGTGTGTAGAGATAAGAAGggctttgtttctgttgtttcctTTCCTGGTATTTCTTCAGAGACTCCAGCTTCTCAGCTTCCAGTTGTTGTTCCAGAGGAACCTGAAAGCAACAAGCTCATCATTCAAGAGTGTCAgtaagggataaaaaaaaagggaagacaGAGTCGGGGTCTACCTCCTGAGGAGGGTTCCACCAGCGCTGTGCAATCCCAGGGTTCTTTTTCACGGCCTGACCCTTGATCAGCTCCTGCCGCTCTCGCTCCAGCTCCTGGACCTGagagcagaaacaaacaaagacacagtTTAGGCATAAGAATAGACAACAAACGTTTATTTCATTTAGGGTTGGGCTTGTTTTTTTagttgctgtttcttttttttttcttaccaaaaagtacttctttaaaaccCACTGTAATGAAAATCAtgcctttggtgttttttatcatgttcttattgcatttctgtgatgatggaggacaaagaaaattaaggtcaaaatgacatttatgagtttttctttattcaaaacttTGTGATTTAGTAGCAgataaaaatatgttgtttgaagatgtttttttggtgatgtcgaaaatacactgggcgggccactAGTTCCCTGCTCTGCAATGGAGTGGGGaggggagtgggtctttaaaccccTTTTTTGTGCCTCAGTCCCATCTCTTGAGGGAGttacagacagaaaaacagcttcTGCCTGTAGTAAAACTTCAGAAGCCAGACCTAAGAAGAACAACAGAACTCAGAAAGCTGCTGGACCCTGAAGTTGGCTCCAAAGATGGCTGACTATGAGTGAGACTTTCTTCCACAACAGCTGTATAAAACCCCCAGAGCCGACAGCCACAGTTTACCCTGTCAGATCAgttttctgtcaaacagcattttaCCTCCTCTGAGGGGCGTGTCCTCGTCACTCTCACTTGCTGCTCCTCCCCAGGGGAGAAGAGTTTCGCCGGACGTTTCTCCTCCTGAAACGGCCGCAGCTCAAACTTGGGTTTGCTGCGGACCGCCTCGTCCAGCAGCACGTGCCCATTGGCTTTCACAGCCGACGCCTCCTGGTGGACCAGCGTCCTTTGTTGCTGTCCTTCTACAATGATCTGCTGGTGGTTTGAAGGGGTGGGGGCGGACATGCTGACGTGGGGGGAGTTTCCGCTGATGCTGATAGGCCTGGTGTGCTCTGAGGGGGAGGCGTTTCCGTTGGTGGCAACATTTGAAGCTTCGTCcaacacctggtccaggtaacaGATTTCCtgttcaaacagaaaaatttgAATTCCAGGCTTTTGACAGGTTTTACTGACTAAAAGCTGAGCTATTGCTTCAGATTAcattacagtttttaaatgataaaatctcattttaattacatttttgaaacaaatcATTTTAGTCTTTCACAAAGCACAATGgtcaataaaatatatttttttcatttaaaaaaaaaagtaaaactttgttttgatgcacaacaaacatgaaaaaagaacCTGTCCCGTTGTCATGGTTACCCAGTCAGAGCTGTACATCTGGCTTTAGAAGCGATGGTAGGACACAGCTGGTATACCTGCACCACTTCAGAGTCGACTCTCTGGACTGGAGGTCCGCTGAGGCAGCCATGTTGGATCTGCTGGCTCTCCAGCTCCATGTCTGCTGCCGCGTCTGTGATGAAACTGACGGATTCCTGGAAGCTGACGGTCTTCAGAACTCGCTCTCTCGGTGTGCTCTCACTTACATCCTCGGACGCCCAGTGTGGTTTCTGAACAGACAAATAAGCGACATTTCAGAGATTCTGCAGCGAAAGGTCGTCTGATGATCACgttaataaatatattatgaATGTGATGATTACACCATCTGCCGactcattttctttacataaaaacatcaaacattgtAGTCACCCTGCACTGCAGCATTATATTCTGCAGCATTGTAGTGCTGAGGATCTCCACTAGGTGGCACTATATCACATGTTGTAGTTCTAGAACTGAAACCTCTGAAGCTTTGTCCAGAGGCTTTCTATCATTTGATCCTTGAGATGAAATCTGACATGAAAAAATATAACTTACATCTCCTCTGTGTTCATAATCTGTTCACTGGTGACAGCCAACAGACAGAcaacaataaacatttttttaatgatgggaTCAGAACATACTTTCTGTCTCATGTTCATCAAGCAGCACCTTGACTCGAGTGGTTTGGATTTGAGGTTCAGGATCAGGTGATCAGATTATGGAAGATGCAAACACAGGCATCTTTAGATTGCAACAGGACTAACAAACCGAACCTCACTGAGCTGCTGTGATCAGCACTTCCCAGTTAGAGGGGTCAGACCTGTGACCCTCCGTCCATTCCTCACATTCCTCACACACTTTGAGCAATTTACACACCCCGTGCATTTATGACCTGTCTTTTTGTCCCTTTGTGGATCCATAGCAAATTCTCCAAAAGCTTCTGTCTGTATTCTACCCCCACCGAAAAGGATGTGTTTGTTTCCAAGAGAGACTGTTGACCCCTGACCTAGAACGCTGTGAGTGCATGTTGGGAGATTTCACAGGGAACATACTGGTAAACTGATTTACTGGGCAATGAAATCATATAAAGTCATTTAGAGGAAGATTTTGCCTTTAATGCAACACTTCAGCTAAAACGCCACACACTGAAAACTCTGCTGACAGGAACTTAAAAGAACTGGACACAGTGGTCAGCAGAGTCACATGGAGGATTATAACTGCCTGCCCTCTAAAAGTCTTTTCATCTCCCctataaataaatcattttatctTCACTAAATGAATGCTGTCtcatctgaaactgaaaaaacGTTTCCAAAGCTTTTTGAGGAGATACTTGGCCACCATgaacaaactttttattttacagaaatgaaacaaaggCCTAGCAAATATATGTTATTCACTTGACTCAAAATCTACTCAAACTGCCTTTTCAGACATAATCTTTCCTAAAGCAGTAAACTTAATTAAAGTTTAAGAGTATTCTATgcagtttttgtcatttttctatttatctGACCTGCCAGACCTGtatgaatatgtttttttatgagtaTGCACTGCAAAACCTTTGGTACCCTGCTGTTGGGGGtaattgactgtacatgagagctggactgagtgagtgggatgtcacccatagaaaatggctacatccagctccaacaaaatcaagtcaattcagttgccagtTTTTTCACAATGAGGACGCAGCCATGTTGGGGCCAGACGacgtcagtgagcagtgattggttccaGTCAGTGTgagagtcaacgtttctatggcaaccactctcaccaatcaggagtaagtaTGTTCACAACAACTTCCAAAAGCATTACAGGTCAACTGCAAGGTCAAAGTTCATCAGCGTCAGATCAAGCCATCTCTTGCTGGACCTTATGGAAGACCAAAGATTAAAAGAGGAAGTTTATTGTTAAGAAATGTCAACATTGCATACTAACAAACCTCAAAGCGCCTTAAAGAAcgtctttggacagatgagactttttggaaaaaatgcatcAGCTTTatgttcaaagacaaaaatgagaCATACGAAGAAAAGACGACTATACCTACTgagaaacatggaggaggcctGGTTATGGTCTGGGTCTGAGGCTGCTTTGCTGCCTCTTCCATAGAGGGGCTGGCATATGTGCAGCTCTAATTAAATCTACAGATTATCAAGGCTTTTTTAAATGAGGTGCCTTGTGTCAGAAAACTGGACCTCAGTTCCAGGTCTTGACTTTAGCAAGTAGGTTATGATccaaaaaccaataaaaaacaaaacaagaatgacTGAAGGAAATCAGGACATTCAATTGTTTCCAAAGAAAGATTGACCAAAAATACTTGCAGACAAGAGCTGAAGTAACAGTAACTGACAGTAACAGAAGTCGTTTGACTGCAGCCTTGAAAACATATTAGTTAGAGGTACCATCAACTTTGCAGAGAACAATCTAATGCTTTATAATTCTGTTGAACAATTAAAGTACATGTTAAAtcttcaatttttatttaagtactttttatgtatttacttTATCAAAAGGGGATTAAAGCAGatgcataaaaacacatttacactttGAAAGCAAGTCAAAGCTTTTCCAACAGACAATATAAATCCTTaagctttaaaaacacaaaacattattGTACATTTGTAAGAAATATCCCAAtttatatttcaaataaatcagTATAGTTTCTAGTCCTCACCCACAGAACCGTAAAATATGTAGCAGATGATCACACTTTGCGATTCCTGTAACATTTAATGTtgcgttttttttgtctttcgaGGGTGGTCACACCATAAAGGCAGGTTAATGTCCCCTACAGAGAACACAAGCCTTAAAAAATCATATTCGCTAAGGTGCTGGAAATGAAaagtctagaccagtgtttctTCTTAGGGTGGGGGTCACAAAATCACTAAATTTCTGGCCTCCAACTTAGATAAAGGTAGCATTACCTGTAAAAACATATTAGGTGAGCTCATGAGTGTCTAAAGTGTGCGAGCATGGGTCTGACTGGGGGATGTGGGGGTCGAGCCCTGTAACCTTATTAAAGTGGGGGGTTGAGAGTCTCAAAAGCCAGAGGGCCACTGGTTAAAACCAAAGAAACTCTTGGTTAAAGTTTAAAGCTTCACCCCCTCTCTCCTTCTGTCCCTAGATTATCTACAGGTAATCATGACGGTCACCACAAAAGGAAAAGATGTCATTTGTGTTTTCACTCACACGGATGAGGCGTCTGATTCACTGTTGTGCTTCATGCGCAGGAATGTTTGTGCGTTTGGGTGGGAGTGTGTGCGATGGACAGTACAGAGTGGGAGGATATCCGGTTACTGCCTCAGGAAAACAGAACTAAAGAACAAGAATTTCTCATATGCAACATTATTCTggtccacacacacatgcttaaaatgtgtgtgtttgtgtgcaacaGGGCATGCATGCCAAAGTGTGTTCTTTTAAGTGTGTGCTTGTTCTGCAAGTGTGCACGGACATGCAAGTTTTTGACTTAGGTGAACTGACATTCCAGGCATAGCGAGCTGTCCTCAAGACTCAGACTGTGATACCAGTGATGAAGGAGACTGTAAAGCCTGCTTGTTCTACCCAAGCCAAGATgtgtaaatgtgagtttttaAGAGAGTCTCTCTGATTGATAAAGCACAAAATGAGGCATACAAAGACAGACAGGGAGACAAATGTTTGGtaataaaaaaggaaggaaattaCAAAGGAAATCAGAAGAAAGTACGATTAGTGGACGGTATCTGAGTCTGGCGCTCTGTGGAAACGCTTGTCTCCATCCATCACATCTGGAAGCGCTTAGGctctgactgttttgaataaaataacattCATAAACATGATGTCCAAACATTCACACTCAGCTGCATGCCTCAGACGAGGGGTTATACTGTACAACTCAAACTACATTCACATACCTTTcatttaacctcttaagacctgtTGTCCGAATGTGTGGACATTCCATTTCGGGTTACATTACCACAGTAGTTTATTCTGCACAACTGGGGCCCTAAATGTTTAGTGGGTTAGCTAAAATATTAGCTTAGGTCTTAAGAGGTTATACAAATTTGTAcactccagaaaaaaacaagttttaaacaaattgtattTTAAGTTATGAATGCTGTACAGGACCAGCGTACAACTGCAGGGTGGTACACTGGGCCTTTCCAGCAGAACGGTACAGTGAGGGATCGCATTTACCTGCAGGCACCTGCAGGTTCTCCCGGACTTCTCATGTTCTAACAGCTTTGGTGTTAAGGACGGGGAGAGCAGAGCTGTCCATTATTTGAGTCAGGCCTCCCTCACTcataaaaatggttaaaaataacAGGTTTGACTGAAATATGGTGAATTCACATGGCAGACGGAATTAGTGTCAGGCTTACTAAGGTTTAAACAGCTCCGTAACATCTGTTTAAATACTGAAGCCAATGAGATCAGTACTCCATCCACAGTAAACTAGTTTGGATCAAGTTCCCGCCAACCTCCTTTCTCTGTTGGGATTTGCTGGGTAAATTAAAATGACACCCATAACAGTCATTTTTGTTGGGCTTTAAGCCTTTAAACTGTAATTTATCCGACTATTAAAGTAAACATCCAGATTCAAAAGCAGATGGTCTACTCACCTGTTGATCTTACAAGAACCTGCTGGGTACTGACATCCGTGAAATATCCAAAAAGATCGTTTCTTAACATCCCAACATATTCTTTTTCACATACTTCATCGGCTTTTCTACTGACTTGTGTCCACTCGAGACCCTCCTGTTCCTCCTAGTGGGAGTGCTGAACGTTTCCctgcctttttcctttttccccttctcctccttttcctccccTCCCGTCTCTTTCCTCTCCTCCACAAAGCCTCTCCTCTCCGAGCGACATTCCTGCCGACTGGACGGTGCGCTGTGATGTCACGGCCCAGCGCATGCATATTTCTGCAGATGCCCTTGTGCACAAAGACCCCCCTCTGTAGGAAGCCTCACGCAAATATACAGGAGTAAAAGCCTCCACCCTGGCTGTGCCCTCCCCTCCTCCATGTCACTCACTCCCTTTCCCCTCACCCTG
Proteins encoded in this region:
- the LOC101161568 gene encoding A-kinase anchor protein 2 isoform X1 codes for the protein MSDAPLQRNGTAKSSMSCEEAQLHKERLKALAEKRKRQTEIEDKRNQLDDLVLQLQHVKSKAMRDRWLLQGMGPEEEESRRKQLELDEEQGRRLEHMIHRLESEIGALESEESQISAKEQILRERLKETERSIEDLQKSLLSKDDDATGRMSALLSDCMEPDPNHLILAAQPCGGPPASVDHAAPRPAMFAMEINVQHDPRTGEQRILSANRVNPLDAAQRGVKVYDDGRKVVYEVMSSGGVSTTTVENGWSSAQVDELVQQAVRPVVQGGDFGKGHVRVTPAAPEAYVSPADVDDLSPPSCAPPSIPSSPPAQVTLQRETRLGMIPPSAPIITQPGRSAQSGNEANCPPQASMEHPVTMVFLGYHDVEDMSESRRLLGFDGTVKAEVVLIDEDDEKSLREKTVTDISVIDGTAADLVSGRPATSEAISTELSSDGREQDSGSSPPANPDAHTAPPPGLTPATGDSQTRNVMVSTSNCYQAPDACRDLLTTMKPHWASEDVSESTPRERVLKTVSFQESVSFITDAAADMELESQQIQHGCLSGPPVQRVDSEVVQEICYLDQVLDEASNVATNGNASPSEHTRPISISGNSPHVSMSAPTPSNHQQIIVEGQQQRTLVHQEASAVKANGHVLLDEAVRSKPKFELRPFQEEKRPAKLFSPGEEQQVRVTRTRPSEEVQELERERQELIKGQAVKKNPGIAQRWWNPPQEVPLEQQLEAEKLESLKKYQERKQQKQSPSYLYTQPQLSGPPTMVTFDQGLTRKEDIVEEQIDFFSARQQFLQAGGAKKDEALPANPFKPLTSSSEMAAETGETHVTWSDEGPTGAFTCARAVMTILPEEEQGPSPFPPSSHPEESDSGLDELSVRSQDTTLFSLDNVSDSGASLPPTPLPLTPVSPPTPQPTTPVNGQSNGGPTEAELEYHSGVVVQNAIQNALQAHNGGQWQPSAWDCSQLSAPLSPSSPATSSPVPVSSSPSSSGGASSLQSPVSSSPTPPTPSPQPPKAENSSESSGPAPQARLLTPSPPHSQPVSPQQRPRNGGPRIKIQSSYTRALASSNTAPASAPAPAEAAPVPRPAAVCRPPSPPTPDKPEFSYFSKYSEAAELRSTATATRGPEVEAASGPFRLRSKKQKTLSMIEEEIRAAQQREEELKKQREAQPAVVTGRNSSGPVRTGARQTTISPADKMKSNSLPARLTLTTKTAPGKIEKVRPAPPVSPSPSEGALSDAGSEDSAGSRPKNFMQTLMEDYETHKVKRREKMEDNSYAHLLLANEVTTEVLEATRVTRRKSNMALKWEAGIYANEKEDEEEEEEEEEE
- the LOC101161568 gene encoding A-kinase anchor protein 2 isoform X4; translated protein: MSDAPLQRNGTAKSSMSCEEAQLHKERLKALAEKRKRQTEIEDKRNQLDDLVLQLQHVKSKAMRDRWLLQGMGPEEEESRRKQLELDEEQGRRLEHMIHRLESEIGALESEESQISAKEQILRERLKETERSIEDLQKSLLSKDDDATGRMSALLSDCMEPDPNHLILAAQPCGGPPASVDHAAPRPGDSQTRNVMVSTSNCYQAPDACRDLLTTMKPHWASEDVSESTPRERVLKTVSFQESVSFITDAAADMELESQQIQHGCLSGPPVQRVDSEVVQEICYLDQVLDEASNVATNGNASPSEHTRPISISGNSPHVSMSAPTPSNHQQIIVEGQQQRTLVHQEASAVKANGHVLLDEAVRSKPKFELRPFQEEKRPAKLFSPGEEQQVRVTRTRPSEEVQELERERQELIKGQAVKKNPGIAQRWWNPPQEVPLEQQLEAEKLESLKKYQERKQQKQSPSYLYTQPQLSGPPTMVTFDQGLTRKEDIVEEQIDFFSARQQFLQAGGAKKDEALPANPFKPLTSSSEMAAETGETHVTWSDEGPTGAFTCARAVMTILPEEEQGPSPFPPSSHPEESDSGLDELSVRSQDTTLFSLDNVSDSGASLPPTPLPLTPVSPPTPQPTTPVNGQSNGGPTEAELEYHSGVVVQNAIQNALQAHNGGQWQPSAWDCSQLSAPLSPSSPATSSPVPVSSSPSSSGGASSLQSPVSSSPTPPTPSPQPPKAENSSESSGPAPQARLLTPSPPHSQPVSPQQRPRNGGPRIKIQSSYTRALASSNTAPASAPAPAEAAPVPRPAAVCRPPSPPTPDKPEFSYFSKYSEAAELRSTATATRGPEVEAASGPFRLRSKKQKTLSMIEEEIRAAQQREEELKKQREAQPAVVTGRNSSGPVRTGARQTTISPADKMKSNSLPARLTLTTKTAPGKIEKVRPAPPVSPSPSEGALSDAGSEDSAGSRPKNFMQTLMEDYETHKVKRREKMEDNSYAHLLLANEVTTEVLEATRVTRRKSNMALKWEAGIYANEKEDEEEEEEEEEE